In the genome of Nakaseomyces glabratus chromosome C, complete sequence, the window AGAGTCCAATTAAcctttttgaagaatggaTGTTTCTTGATATCTGCCGCACCCATCTTAGATCCTAGACGCTTGGACTCGTTCTTTATCAGTAGCTTCTTAATCAGGTCTTTACAATTTCTGGAGACCTCATTGTTGTTTGGGAATGTGACATCCTTTTTCAGTATATTGCTAAATGTCTCATTTGTGTTCTCTCCCTTGAAAGGTGTGAAGCCAAACAACATCTCATAAATAAGAATACCTAGTGTCCACCAATCAACCGCTGCCGTGTGGCCGTTGCCTCTTATCACCTCGGGCGCAATATACTCCTCGGTCCCAACAAATGAGTTGGTTCTGAAGCCATCGGAACAAATTTTAGTATCGACCACCGTGGACTGGGCATTACCTTTAACTACTGGCACTTTTGCGTCCTTCGCCTGGATAGATAGATCAAAATCTGACAACATAATGTGGCCCGATTGGTGCAATAGAATATTTTCCGGCTTCAAGTCTCTGTATATGAACCCAAGCAGATGTAAATATTCTAATGCAGCTGTGACTTCACTAGCATAAAATTTGGCATCTTCTTCTGAGATACATTTACTTTTACGAGTTTGCAACGCTCTAAAAAACTCACCACCCATACAGTATTCCATACACAGATACAAGTAATCTTCCGATTGAAACGAATGATATAATGTTACAACAAATGGGTGGTTGCTAGTAGCAAGAATTTCTTGCTCGGCCAGGATCCTCttgatcttcttcctcttgaTCATTTCTGATTTACTGAAAATCTTCAACGCATACAGTCTGTTCGTcctcttttctttcactAAATAAACCTTGCCAACATCACCTTGTCCAAGCAGTCtaatcttttcaaatgatTGTGGTCCAACAGTGATATCTTGGAACTTGTTACTAAAAGATTTATTTCTCAGTCTGCTTGAGCGTCTTGgttctttaatttcttcCAGTTTGGTATGCTGATCTGTTGTATCAGACAGGTCTCCACTAGCTGCCTTTAcagatttcaaaatattcagGTCTATTGCATCAGTCTCTGATGCGGCTCTACGTAATGGAAACTTAGCATTTTTTGGCGGGTTCAATTCTGGCTTACCCTTCTGCTCAGAAGAAATGTGCGATCCACGCGAAGGGTTTGCAGACTGCTCATCTGTTTCTGCATCTGCGTCATCATAGCCAACTACAATAGAGGGAAATGGTTGTGCACTATCCATTACATTTGATGCCTTGGGACTACCGGATCTAGCTCTCAATGGAGAAGATGATGCCATTTTCTTATTTCCCATGGAATCGAGGTTAGGAACCTCATCCATACCATAGAACTCACTCACTTCTTCATTCTCCTTGATTTCATTTAAAGATACATTGCTTAAATTTCTTCCTTCTTTGTTGTGAGTTGTCAATGAGGTGTTCATCGAAGACGGTGTGGTTGGCAATGATAGCATCTCTTGGACAGCTGCATATTTAGATCCATTTTGGAATGCGTTTAAGTTAGagtcattttcatttctgGCATGCGGCGGTAGCCCTTGGTAGTTGAAATAGCTATTTGTAGTCTGCACAGTGCCTCTTTCCTTATAGTTAGCATAGCCTGTGCCTGTGTTGAATGGATTTGTAGATGAGAACTGGCCATTGGCACTCTGTGAGGACACTAAACTGGGACTTGGCTTAATAGGTGTTGATGGTGATCTCCGTCTATTCGCATTTTTTCCTGAATTCAGCGCATATGCTTCCTGTTTTGGTTTAGCTATTTCATACTCATGCAGTTCCTTCAAGTGTTCACCTGTAAGTGTACTAGCGTGAACAGATGTGGGTACCTGCGGGAGATCAATGTTCATTTTATCTGAGACAGGACTCACCAAACCGATCTCTACATCGCTGGTGGCATTATGCCCCTTTTTATCGGAGTATGGTGACTTTTGGGGACTTGGAATACTGTTCGACCTCACTTGGCTTATATCCTTGGGTAACTTCTCAAAGCTACTCTTCCCACTCACAGTTGAGGCACATGAGGAGCCTGACCTCGTAGAGTTACTTGTGTTGTGGTTactattattgttgttgaagaTATTCTTCAGTTTTGTGAAACGAGATTGACTGCCACCGCTGGGTACTGGCTCATCATCGACAGCCTCGCTCCAACTATCAGTCTTAGAACtcaaaatcttcttctgcaaCGCTATCATGTTAGGGTTGGCCGCATTGTTCTCGGTGTCAGTGCTGTTATCGCTGGCGACCGCACTTGTGCTGTTCTTCCTCCAGGAGCGGGACAGCAGCTTCGAAAACGATAGACTCCTGTTCCTCTCATTGATACTAGGCGGTGCCAATACTCCCTGCTGCTCCATCCTATCCTGACTATGCAATACGTGTATCTCCTTCCCAAATGGTCCTTCTCTCTCTGTCTCAATCTCCTCTGTCTGCTTCCCTCTAAAACTCTCTAAGTCTGCCCACTGGCTACAGCTATATCCGACGGCGTCTAGTTTAGTCCTGGTTAGAACAGCATCCCACAACTATACACGTTCCCCAGCCCAGCAAAGCCTTCTCATACTCTTTTAAGAGGAGAGGATCAAGGAGATGAGCAACGAAGTGATAAACGATTCACATAATGGATGACGTCCCCCGACTGGAGTCACATGTCGTACATATTTTGGGATTATATTGGCTAATAGGTGTTATAGATACGTATTCTACATGTATATAGAGTTGATCGTTAGCCTACTATTCTGAGCCCCTCCTTGGGCTCGAAACTCTGAGCTCTGGGACTTTTGCTAGTTATATTGCACAATACGCTAATGTGCTCCTGTGCTCCTGTGCTGTGTCTTGTGCTGTGTCTTGTGCTGTGTATTGTGCTATTGTGCAATCTTCCAAATGCAAGTCGTTGTTTGTTAAACTGAGGTTGAGTACTATTTTATTGTGATGCATTGTGCCTCAAACCTGCTTTCGCGGACTCAAGCCAGGTGTGGTGGCAGCAGCAGGTTTGGGATGCTATTCTTGATGTAGTATATGTGGCCGCAGTTTCTGCAGGACATCTGGCCCTCCACTATCGAGGTTTGCAGCAGCAGCGTGTGCAGGTCCCTTAGCACAGCTACCTGGTCCGCATCGAACTCCCCTTCGCTGTTCACCTGGAACTCGGGCTTCTCCATCGGAAGCGCgtcgttgcccaggtcaTGCGCCACACGCACCACAGCAGGCCAGTCCACACGGTCCAGGATGTTGATCAGAAACTCTGGGTTGAACTCTATGCTCTCGTCCTGCACCAGCTGGCACTCACCGTACGCCAGCGGGAAGTTGTCATTGCTGGTGTCGCAACCCTTCACAGAACACTTTAGAAAATTGGTAGTCAAAAACTTCATCGTCCAGTTATCGAACTGCTTTGCCCTGTGTATCAATAGTCCAAATCAATACTTCCTTCTTATATACAGCTCATCGcagaatttttcaaaaattttttttttcagtttggCTGTGCGGGTGCTCAATtttaaaagaataaataGTATTTAGgcattttgaatatataattgCTACTTGCTGATGGTGTCCAGCAGTGCTGTGAGCCTGCGGTCCTTGCTGAGGTATCTGTAGCATATCCTTCTGCTCTTGGCCATCTGCGGCGTCTGTAGTCCGTCTGGCGGTGCGAGGAGGATGCGGACGTGCTGGTTCTTGTCCAGGTAGCAGTTGGTCTTGAGGAGCTGTATGAGCCGCACCGTGGTCAGGTTGTGGTGTGTGCGCTCGCTGGTCTCCAGTAAGGAGACGTATGTGGCCAGGGAGATGCTCGGCAGGTTGAACTTGTCCTGCTGGAAGAACAGCACGCTGCGCGGATTGTCCTGGGTCACAATAGACATGTACTTGCTGAACAAGGCGTGGTCGCCGCGCGAGTCCCTCACCAGGTCCTTGAAGAACCTGCCGTCGCGCCTCTGCAGCACCTCGTCTGACCGCAAGGTGGGCTTCAGGAGGTACCAGTTGTCATAGAGCCACAGGCGCAGCAACTGCTTGAGCTCTCGCGAGTCCGCAGAGTAGTATATATGTTCGAAGTCCGAGAGCCGGCGGATCTCCCGGTCGTAGAGCTGGTAGCagaacttcttcatcaggTTGGGGTACTTCTGCCAGTCCGGCAGCTTGAACTCCTTGACCTTCTCCATGTCGCAGTTCACTTGCCCGTACTTCTCGCTCCAAAAGTGGTAAAACTCGTCCATCTCAGGCTCTATATCCTTGTTCTGAGACAGCAGCGCTGACTTGTAGGAGTAAAATGAATACACCATCTGGAACAGCGACATCTTCACCCGCTGCGACACCAGGTTCTTGACCTTGCCTTTGTCCCGCAGCGTCACCTCGCTCGCCGTGTATGTCTGCAATGGGCTATCCACAGCCTCTTCCTTGATATTGGCCTCCATCTGCCTCAGTTGCAAGTCAAGCTTCTTCCTCTCCTCGAGCTCTTTCCGCAGTATTTCGATCTGGTCGTCCAGCTTCGCCAGCTCTTTGTCCTGTGCTTGCTTGTCCATGTATTCCTCCCCGCTGGGCCTCCGCTGGGGCAGCATCGGCACTGTGTCTTCCAGTATTATACCTTCTCTCCCGCTCTTCTCAACACTCAAGCGGGCAACTGCCAACCGCTCCTCAAATATTCGCTCCTCATTAGCTGAGACAAATGTGTCATACGTAACTATCCCGACAAAGGTAACTATATTGGTGGTAACAAACGTTATGTTCCCGGGGGTCCGAAAGAAGCTCCATAGGTTCCCTCGAGGCTGACTCTCGTTTAGCAGCCCTCCC includes:
- the FPK1 gene encoding serine/threonine protein kinase FPK1 (CAGL0C03509g~Ortholog(s) have protein serine/threonine kinase activity and role in positive regulation of phospholipid translocation, protein autophosphorylation, response to pheromone involved in conjugation with cellular fusion): MEQQGVLAPPSINERNRSLSFSKLLSRSWRKNSTSAVASDNSTDTENNAANPNMIALQKKILSSKTDSWSEAVDDEPVPSGGSQSRFTKLKNIFNNNNSNHNTSNSTRSGSSCASTVSGKSSFEKLPKDISQVRSNSIPSPQKSPYSDKKGHNATSDVEIGLVSPVSDKMNIDLPQVPTSVHASTLTGEHLKELHEYEIAKPKQEAYALNSGKNANRRRSPSTPIKPSPSLVSSQSANGQFSSTNPFNTGTGYANYKERGTVQTTNSYFNYQGLPPHARNENDSNLNAFQNGSKYAAVQEMLSLPTTPSSMNTSLTTHNKEGRNLSNVSLNEIKENEEVSEFYGMDEVPNLDSMGNKKMASSSPLRARSGSPKASNVMDSAQPFPSIVVGYDDADAETDEQSANPSRGSHISSEQKGKPELNPPKNAKFPLRRAASETDAIDLNILKSVKAASGDLSDTTDQHTKLEEIKEPRRSSRLRNKSFSNKFQDITVGPQSFEKIRLLGQGDVGKVYLVKEKRTNRLYALKIFSKSEMIKRKKIKRILAEQEILATSNHPFVVTLYHSFQSEDYLYLCMEYCMGGEFFRALQTRKSKCISEEDAKFYASEVTAALEYLHLLGFIYRDLKPENILLHQSGHIMLSDFDLSIQAKDAKVPVVKGNAQSTVVDTKICSDGFRTNSFVGTEEYIAPEVIRGNGHTAAVDWWTLGILIYEMLFGFTPFKGENTNETFSNILKKDVTFPNNNEVSRNCKDLIKKLLIKNESKRLGSKMGAADIKKHPFFKKVNWTLLRNQEPPLIPVLTENGYDFTKLSSNKNKNRANGTEKDSIDEQERIMFEERVEYDDEVSEDDPFHDFNSMSLMKQDNNSLIYGDNNSYGKIAYTPNANRSRSNSHRAFFKR
- the TRM112 gene encoding RNA methylation protein TRM112 (CAGL0C03531g~Ortholog(s) have protein methyltransferase activity, rRNA (guanine) methyltransferase activity, tRNA (guanine-N2-)-methyltransferase activity); the protein is MKFLTTNFLKCSVKGCDTSNDNFPLAYGECQLVQDESIEFNPEFLINILDRVDWPAVVRVAHDLGNDALPMEKPEFQVNSEGEFDADQVAVLRDLHTLLLQTSIVEGQMSCRNCGHIYYIKNSIPNLLLPPHLA
- the PET494 gene encoding Pet494p (CAGL0C03553g~Ortholog(s) have translation regulator activity, role in mitochondrial respiratory chain complex IV biogenesis, positive regulation of mitochondrial translation and mitochondrial inner membrane localization) — translated: MKKYNICKFWTRFYSSPQFFNARVRAGGLLNESQPRGNLWSFFRTPGNITFVTTNIVTFVGIVTYDTFVSANEERIFEERLAVARLSVEKSGREGIILEDTVPMLPQRRPSGEEYMDKQAQDKELAKLDDQIEILRKELEERKKLDLQLRQMEANIKEEAVDSPLQTYTASEVTLRDKGKVKNLVSQRVKMSLFQMVYSFYSYKSALLSQNKDIEPEMDEFYHFWSEKYGQVNCDMEKVKEFKLPDWQKYPNLMKKFCYQLYDREIRRLSDFEHIYYSADSRELKQLLRLWLYDNWYLLKPTLRSDEVLQRRDGRFFKDLVRDSRGDHALFSKYMSIVTQDNPRSVLFFQQDKFNLPSISLATYVSLLETSERTHHNLTTVRLIQLLKTNCYLDKNQHVRILLAPPDGLQTPQMAKSRRICYRYLSKDRRLTALLDTISK